The genomic region acggtTTACCTTTTTGGAATTGCAGGGCCGAGGGGTGTATCAAACATCAAGTATTCCCTCGCTTGATTTTCATCTGTTAACGACAGCCATATTTACTTTGCCCAGTAAATTATACCTATACTACAAATTTGTGTCTAAATATGCCCGTGAAAAGAAAATCTTTATCGAAATTGGATTGTTTATTTGTCATACCACCCCTAAAAGAGTAGTGGTATCGTCCactacccaaaaaaaacgagtgaAGCCCTGGATGCGGAGAGCAGTTGGAGGCGTGCCGCCACACGGGGTGGACTTCAACGTTTGACTCCGCCCACACGGATTTTCGACCTCGAAGCGCCTTCTTCTTTCATTCTTTGTTGTTAAACTATTGCCATGGCGGCTTTGTGTGCCATCGTATGACATCGCGCTTACGGTATTGTTTGAAACACTTTATTGAATAACGAAAAATAAAACTGACCGAAACTCACCTCAATGGTCCAGCGATGCCCTATCTGCTGGTGACATGTAGTACTGCACTTTCGACCTTTTCGGTCAAACCGTTTAGTTAGCTCCGCCCCGACTAACTGAGGGTTAAGTGTTTGTAATTTTCGATGctccgtaaaaaaataaaaataaaataaacaaatacgtcATAAGACGGCGCATCATAAATCTACACAttttgttgataaaaaaaaattgtttaaaccaTTTTGTAAAACCCGTGTGGGCGGAGTCAAACGTTTAAGTCCACCCTGCGTGGCGGCAGCACGCCTCAAACTCAACTGCACTCTGCATCCATCCAGGGGAGGGCTACTTTCTTCATCCCACCGGCCGGCGAAAgtgttgcattttattgtattttctgaAACAAGTAGGTACTTATCACAACGTGAGGCTTAAATGTGTTGGTGCTAACAAAATATAAACGTACTGTTTTGTGCCATACAATCAGTGCCCAATGGAGTCTTCCAGTATCTGGCGCGTGTTGACAAATTAGCATGAAGCTAGTCGACGCACTGCTAGttggaggaaaaagaaaaaaagacgctgCTGCACAATAATACAGTTTATGTTTCATTACTACAACAACAGCAAGAAAGCCGTCGTGGTGAGATGTTATTGGACCATAAAACGCAGGAAAGAAATCGCTGCCGTCTGTCTTTATTCAACAGACCAGACATGATTAACTTTAAGATGctaaaactaataattcataataGTGGATGAGCAAAGCAATTTCACGTTTAACATACGAGCTGTGTCATGTATTTGAGGTCATTTTTGCTCTGTGTTGCCAGCTCAgcattgcaaaaagtgcattaaacatttctttgaagtttgtttggatttaaaatacatattgcGACACTGGTCGTGGAACATTTTTAACGCACTTTGCAGATGAACACTGTATATgatttaaatgattttaaatatatagtgTTGCTCCTCAGCTAGGAACTTCtgcagatgtttttgtttttgacataaTATTAGAGACCCAGTCGAGCGCACGTGTACCTCGTGAAGTGTCTGGTAaaccttttattatttatttatttatttatttatttttaacagtccAGTCAGTGAAGCCGCTGGAAAGCTCAGTGATGccggtgaagaaaaaaagaaagcttcCTGATCCAGATGATCATCAACACAAGCGCAAAGTCACAAAGTAAGCAAACACTTTTTATACCTTCCTGatattgctttttaaaaaaaaaaaattaaattctttttttttttttttttttttaaataagaattaAAGTTAAAAcccttgtttgatttttttacccTGAATGTGTATGTATAGTATAGTGTTTATCACAAATAATTATGGATATTTGGAGGGTGATTGCCGATTCCAGtagttggcagaaaaaaattccGATCACCAATTAATCTGATGATTAattaaaatgcataaaataactttttaaattactttGTCCTTTTAGTATAGTGTAATTTTGCAACTGAGAAAAATCATCacaaattagtttatttatgtatgcatttatttatttgtttatttttaaatgacattatCCTTGTCTAATGTTgtagaggtgtccaaactacagcccgggggccacttgcggcccgccgtccattttgtaGCGGCcctcggcattttttttttttttttaataactgctGACACGTTCTGACACGCAATTCTTTTGGGTGCGGATGATTTATTGAGCTTTTGTTGATTTGCAGAGAAACTATTGACAATTACAATGGTAATATTGCTCTTTCTAATGCCTCATGAATTaagatatttcttttttttttctgatttgtcAACATATCAGATGAATGATTAGCTAAGTATTAGAATTGGCATCTTATCACTGATGATTCTTTTACTTAATTCCTCAGGGCAGGGGtggatttatttaaaatcaTGCAAAATTGTTTACATTATGATGTTTAACAGGTGTTAAAAAtgactttagaaaaaaaatgctaaagcgCCTATAATATATAATTGCTTGATTGATTAGTTTGAGTGTGTTCAAAGGATCcatatgaaaaaaagttttttaatttatttttagtagagatgcatgataatatcggtggccgataattattggcaattattgacctatttgacgtcaaatagatgcaccagataatagagatgtcatacagataaatagaggtgggaatcttggggcacctcacgattcgattgcgattacgattcagaggctacgattcgattataaaacgattattgatttcccccccaggcagcagaaaaaaaacaatgtattttggtgcttttaatgtttcgtacattagttacaaaaatagtacaaaagtcctctcaggcctacataaactactatttcagtatcaagttaacagttcaaaacagtaaataaaatactcaagtcctcattctgtaacaacagcttttaagtatattcagtcttcaacagaataaaacatagcattgagcaaaaatatattatttttatccactcaaaagtgcactgaggtataaatgaaagacaatgtgaactactacttcaatacaaatgcctaaaaaaaaaaaaaaaagtgctttcctgctttttaagttgtgtaaagatgaacatgtaaacattaaagtttctcagaggtacaaaaaaaaaacaaaccctcaagtgcttttctgctttttaacttgtgtaaacatgaacgtgtaaacattaatgggatcgttcggcttttttaacatgaatctcaatttgatcctcacctcccgtgtgtgcgatcagcgctgacttctttctgacagcgttcggtgacaccagttctggttcgacggtttggctggggtctcggaaataaagcgtttttcttctaaaaactttttgttttcaaaagcgtgatacatttccaccacaatactcttttctgaataaagtcagacgccattaccgccagccactacttttctgttcgttcgttcgtatcactgcgcggcgccctgtagaacgctaaccgacgcactgcagccagctagctgatacttccgcctgaagttgtttgccttttcggagcaggtctgatctcacgaagaggtgggttggtcagctcagccatgcttgttgttgttttgaatctcgaggcgtgagttgtggatgtgtactctcggtccgtcccaaaagcgtcccgaagaccgcgcgcgctactgcgtttcagttccgcgtacttttcgctccggttcactttagtttcgcttcccttggaatatttatataatcggaatttggacgtttgtgaatcgttctcgattgttccacggccgaatcgtgaataatctaagaatcggaaattttgcacacctctacagataaaccagatcataaagaaatttgcagaaaattatcgacaattatcgaccaatttgatgtcatacagataaaccatatcataaagaaatttgccgaaaattatcggcaattatcgaccaatttgacgtcaaaaagATTAagcagataatagagaaatctggcgataattatcggcaattattgaccaattaaTGTCAAACAGATGAAGCAGATAATAGATAAATCTACCAAAAATTATCGGCACTCATCGACCTATTTGAGATGATACAAATAaactagataataaagaaatttgctgaaaaatatCGGCTgttattgaccaatttgacgtcaaacagattaACCAGATAAAAGATTTTGGCGAAAATTATcgtcaattatcgaccaatttgatgtcatacagataaactagatcataaagaaatttgctgaaaattatcggcaattatcgaccaatttgataaACAGATGAAGCAGATAATCGAGAAATCTGGCGCTAATTATcgacaattatcgaccaatttgacaccATACAAATAAACtagataaagaaatttgcagAAAAATATTGGCAgttattgaccaatttgacatcacacagataaaccagataataaagaaatccgccgataataatCAATATGCCGTGtcggtccatctgttgtggttgtggctcatatcaataaaattgagcttcatggtgctttacatacattgaaacattccgTAAAGTTTACATGACGTTTCAATGTATTAATTATCGGCTGacttatcgacatcggcacttcctAAATGAttgctttatcggtatcggtagaaAATAGCAATATCGTGCATCTTTTCGCCACGTTCGAATGAAGTCATCCGAAGAGAAATGAATGTATTTCTTCTCCTTCGCCCGAAGGCGCATCTCCGCCCCCAAAGCCGTCGGCGCCAACAAGCCCTTCTCTGCCAGAAAGTGCCTGGTTTGGTTCCGCAAGTACGCCGGCCCAGGTGACGTGGTCGGCCCCGAGGCCATGGAGAAGTTCTGCGAGGACGTCGGCGTCGCGCCTGACGACGTGAGTCCGCCGCGTGTGGATGTGGGACACGAAAAACAAACGACAAGCACCGACGTGTTCACTTATCTTCCGCCCGTGTTGCAGGTCGTCATGCTGGTGTTGGCCTGGCGTCTGGGAGCGGCCAACATGGGTTTCTTCACCAAGGACGAGTGGCTCAGGGGCATGACGACCTTAAAGTAAGACCAGCACTATCGATTATGCATATATTAGTTGTCGATTTATTTGATgattgattacttgtcgattaattttgacagctctagtaatATATTAGATATTAGAACTATAGAAACAATGCACAGAAACATCACagaataacatgtttttttttgtgtgtttttttactcTTCCCTGAACATGTTtttgatctacaaaaaaaagaaaatagtttgcctaatttttcatttttttctaaaaagtaTATGAAATATTGTAAGCTAATAATATGCTCCGCTTGATCAATAACAATGGGCGTACATATAAGGgggggtcaaaaaaaaaaaaaaagttagtgaaCCTAAATCAAtgtttgaaaacaagctgttctaAAAGATGAAATGTATTTTCCCTTCAgagttaaataaaacaaaagagtaATAAAACATACTGTTAGCCACTGTAATATTATGCATTTCATTGCAGTGATTtttgcataccactagagggagccggtGTACCACCAGCagtgcacttaactcattcactcccagccattttcacagaagcaaacccgttcgctcccggttgtttgactggattttgactgattttgcaaggcccacaaaatattgttctattgctataaacgcatggaacctattaaaagaaagattaaagtctcttctttcatcaggaaaaaaaaagtatgtttctatctgtttccgttttgcagcaattagcattagaagagagctaagtttcatcagttttcacaaatctattcaaaattgtaagtaatttagcttttttttttctacattgctgccacctgctggccgtttgtgtaataactaccatttctgcaaccgtcctttgcagttgagaggctgcatcaaagccgttTTGTGTGctctaacatgaaaaataaataaattaaaaaaacgtataaatacgtctttgggacacttaaaacataaaaaacaaacaaaaaaaacaacatatttacatgttattgggagcaaatgagttaaccacaCTGATAATGAATCACTGTTGGTGCATTTTCATCCACAAATTTCTAAATCCCAATTTTCCGAACATTCTGCGAGCAGTTGATGATGCGTCGACATGATTTTGTGCGCAGGTGCGACAGCACGACGGGCTTACGAGGCAAACTGGTCTCGTTGCGCGCCCAGCTCAACGACGACGACGCCGTCTTCAAAAGTGTCTACAGATACTCGTTTGACTTTGCCAGGGCGAGTTGAcggacgttttgtttttgttattttttcgtCTGTCGTCATGTTTGTTAAAGTGCGTCTCCTTTGACATCCGCGTTCGTCCAATCAGGATAAAGACCAGCGCAACGTGGACATGGACACGGCCAAAAGCATGCTGACTTTGCTGCTGGACGGAACGTGGCCCCTCTTCCCCGCCTTCCTCCAGTTCTTGGAGGTCAGTCAGAAAAAACGAGGGTATCTTTTAGTCACGGGCGACAAGGTTTTGACGTACATATGTGTTTTTAACAGCAGTGCAAATCCAAAGGCATGAACAAGGACCAGTGGTGCAACGTGTTGGAGTTCAGTCGAAGCTTCCGCACGGACCTGACAAACTACGACCAAGACGGAGCTTGTGAGTCGTCCCGCGGATGCGATAGTTTTCTCTTAGAAGTCACCTGAAAAAGTGCAGTGGACAGTTTAAAGCTATCATTTATAATTGTTTCTTGAAATTAAATTGTGTTAAGGGTTTATTATTTGCAAGCTAGTTCAGGTCTACTTAGTCACGTTgtcatctgtcatttttttttttttttttttttttttttttttaaataaagttgaacTTTAGCCATCTGAAATTGACTTGTGTTGTTCCATTCCACAGGGTCGGTGCTTCTTGACGAGTTTGTGGAATGGTACAAGGCTGGCGCGGCCTCCTAGCTAGCAAGCGCATGACAACACAACACGAAAGAAGAGCTCAGCAAATGCAGGAAGAAGCTGTGCATAGTTTGAAGAAATAGGAATCGACCGCACTTTGACGGACTGTGACTGCTCACGCAATCGCACGCGCACTTCTCAAGGGATGTCTTGCAATATTTGTTTTCTTGACTCTTGGTTGTCCCTCATTTGATTCTTGTTTATAGATGttgatacaaataaaaatgttgaatgtttttctttgtgcTTTATGTTGATGCTCAAATGAATGTTAAGCTtggaaaacaagtttttttttgtttttgttttttttgtttgtttataaatTAAAGGATGGTTGGTCAACTTTTGGCCAAGCACTTATTCATCATGAGCAAATGTTCATGGTCGCTATGCTAATGTCTTTTATAGACACAAACGAGTCACTTCTAGCGGGAAATCAGCCTACTTTGCACCAATCTTTGCAGTTTCAACGTGGGTTGAGACTCGAAAAATTAACCACTTTGAGAGGGTTTTATCATCCTCCAAAAATTTGAACTGGAACCGTGAATTTTGGTTggtatgtctatcatgagtggaACCACAAAAAGAGATTATCTCAACAACCAATGGCCAACAAAAGTGCCATTTTGGtctgaagcggccattttaatATCATTTCATCCATTTTCATTAGTCCTTGAAAGACAAACCTGTCATTTTACCAAATTACAACCACATTTATAAAACAGAGTTGTAATGAATTTTATGATTTCTATTTCCTATAAACATTTTTAGTCCattgctggaaaaaaacaaaaaacacgatcATTTACGACTATGCTATACTGAACAAGACTAGGTGCGGGATAACCTGACCTAACAGTCCAGTCCTGGTACCGTGGAGCACTGCAGGACACGCAGGTAATTCTTGACCTTATCCGAGTTTCGACGGAGATATGAGAGCCTGTCGTTGCGGTCCAGCGAGCTCAGACCTCCTCTTTTGTTGAAGGCAAAGGCGGACGAATGGAGCGCTCGCTCAGGCTGGACGGGAACGACTACGTTAAATGAGCACACCCCGAAGGTGAGGAAACAAAAGATTCGAATCCAAATTACACTCTTGGTCGTAATTCCTGAAAGAGAAGTCAAGccaaaaaaacgttttgttttgctttgtttcttaCAATTTGTTCTATTTCCCCCCACTAGTCAAAACACAGCATATTGATTAACCTTGCATTTAtttaatatgaataaagcagtcAAATCCCCGTTTTctcgggcggccattttgacacttgctgtcgactgaaaatgacatcacagggctcagcttgtgaacgtcacatgttgtgattggtcgtgaattaagtttgtttttattatggaCAAATACTTGTACACCTGCTATACAACATCCAATCCAAGAGCTTTATGAAATTGTGCCTTTACAAAGGTACAAATTATAGAATTATGCCGCATTGAAAATAAGTATACTTAAAAcaggaccatattgagtgttaCGCAAGCACAGACACATTTTTACTTCCCTTTTGAAAAGATTACATTTTACTTTCTAATTGTGTCATAAAGGTTACCAGTAACAATGCTAGAAAAAAGTTTAGAAATAattggagtctttttttttttttttttaaagtggaagtcaaccttaaacatttgacaataatgttataggTGACCTCACCAGCCttgacatgacattctgattaatatttgtggaatatgagttaagcagcaaaatccagccatttataACCAtcacaaggggcggccattttgccacttgctgttgacggaAGACGACAATGTTGCTCCGGtctcagctaacaaccaatcacagtgcagcttcagaaaacaggtgagctgtgattggccctgAGCAGATTCTCATCTTtggtcgacagtaagtggcaaaatggtcgcccccgcccccctgagatggatgaaaaaggCTGGATTTAGCTGCTTAGGCCAGAACCGAGATTGGAACCCAGATCTCAGAACTGAAGCAGGTGCACTAGTATTTTAGTAATACTAAACACAAGTACACCGGATTGCTGTAAAATAATATCAAGGATTTTTGGGCTTACTGAAAGTTGCTGTTCAAAATACACGAGTCAAATCGACACAAACAGTATTTACCATTTTATTGTCatcctttttaaataaaaaatagaatctAGAGTCAATATACATAATGTACAAGTTGGAGTGCATTCTAATACAAGCGTGCTTTCTGAGCACAGATGAGTGAGTCCAATCGGCCGCCGCCCTCAAAGCGCTCCGTGTCAAGATTAGCGCTCAACATCTGTGATGCTTCCACTTGCGCGTGGCCACGGCGATGTTGGCGTCCTTCTTGTGCCAGGGGAAGAGGCGGGCGATGGCGAGGGTGCCGTCGGGCCGCACCGAGCCCGTCAGCACGTAGAGCTGCGAGCGCCCGGGCCGCACCAGCGCGTTGGCGCAGGGCAGGTTGATGAGCAGCCACTGGTGCAGCAGGTGGTGGGTGTCGTAGGGCAACAGCGGGCCCTGGCGGATGAACTCCACGCGGCCCTCCACCTCATACTCGGGCTCGCCCGTCAGCAGGCGGCGCCGGCGCAGTTTAGCGGTAACAGCTgagggaaaaatatatatatattgcattaaactaacaaaccaaaaaaagtcaacaGTTAGAAATCAGTGCTTTTATCGGATGCTGGCCATTTGGAATCATTTACTCGGTTCCCAAAAGGatttttttagaaaattgcAAACCCTTTTTTAGTAATTACGCACAGATTCTCGCTATTAATGGAAAGTCTCAGTTACAACCTACATAGTAGACTCAATATACAGAGTGGCACTGTATAGGGTGCAaggagtgattcccaaccagggttattataatttttgaattttcatcttagttagtttttaaatttagtatttttttattattatttagttttaattagttttcagggtgattctgttagtttttattagttgtagttatttagaaatgttttgttttagtttgattattattattattattttgttttaaatgtgtagGACTTgctcgcaatatttaaaaaaacaccatgggagcgatgtcatctgaaggtgctattctattggctgctgctagatgacgtcatttctgtgtgacacactttcaaacagccttattccggttaatatcaaaataaatctacttaaaaatcacatttaaaattatccccaaaggtttatgtattaaattaattaccaaagactaaaacgaaaggacattttgctatcattatagttttgtaaacataaaatgtagtttgtttgtttgtttttaaaagcattGCCGATTTTATTTGGTTCACGAAATTGTTAATTTGAattttaggtttgtttgtttttttttttgttttttttaagttaactaaaataactttgttCCCAACACAGCCGGTGATTTGATCAAACAATATCAAAATGGATCCCAATGCTTACCAAAGTCATGTTGGCAAAAAGAATCCAAAACTGTTTTCATAGCTGGAGCTTCTTCCACCATGGGGCAGTTTTGACAGGCTGCTTTGGGAAagtctgcaaaaaaataaataataataataataatatgaattaaGCCATCATatgacaaagaaacaaaaaaaaaaaaaaaatgaacgtgAAAATATATTTCAGAGCAATCCTAAGAATCTTCCCAAACTAATCCCTCACCAAGTACACATCCAAATggtcacttttattttcaaatctcaattgcaaaaatatttggattttgtttcatattttgttgatttttttttttttgcagtgataTCACATTTGCATCCATCATCGCTTTTTGTTTTAACTCCCTACAAATTTGAGATACAGTAAAAAATGTCAGACACAACTATTGTAATTTGAGattcataatacaaaaaaaaaataaaaaattacattcatgcaggatattaaaaaaaaatacttgacatTTTGACTCAATAATTCAGCAATTTGTGCAAATGTGATCATTTGCTCAAATCTGGCAATACTGTGAcagatgactaaaaaaaaaaaatattttttttttttaatctctaatGATAAGACACTGGTGTGGAAaataagcattttatttttaaattattttgactccatacatatttttttttaatggaaatgaTCTTccgaaatatttttaaaatacaccgcaccttttttttttggttttgtgtcATGTAAGTGGCGTGTTTACCTTTAGCAAAATGGCTGAACTTGGCGTGCGGAGACAGGCACTGGTCCTCCTCGGTGGGGAAGCGGTCGCAGTCAAGCGCGTGGGGCCAAGGATGCCCCTGACAGGCGAGCACGGGGGCACAGCTGTCCCTCACGGCCACGCACACACTCCGACAGGGCTGGATGAACCTGAAGGCGGGAagggacgttaaaaaaaaaaaaaaaaaaaaaaaaaactcgaacgACGTCCGACGCGCGATCGAGGAAGGAAAAGCGAGCTTACGTGTCGAGACAGACGGGAGCGATGATGGAGCAGAGGAAGGCCCGGGCTTGGGGGTGGCAGCCCGTCTGCAGCAGCGGCCTCCAGTCCTCCGAGCGCGGCACCACTTCGCCCTCCAAGTTGCTGTGGCCCAAGAAGTTGGGCAGACGCATCTCCGAGTAGCCCACGTCTTTGCAAACCTTCATCTGGTTGGGGATGGCCACGCAGCGGGTGGACTGGCCCAGGTCGAAGGCCTCCAGCGGGGCCAGGAGAGACGcggcgaggaggaggaagacgacgaGCGCGGCCATTGTCGAGAGCGGATGACAGGAGGGTGACGGCGGGCCCGATTTATATACCGGTGCGAGAGCCAGCCCCGTCAGTCTGTAAGTCTCTTATCAAGTACCTATCAAAAGACGCTGAGACGATGTGTTTGGAGacaacggcttttttttttttttttttgtcatggctGCAgacagagagaggggggggggaccGTGTGTGTATGAAGCcgggggggtggtggggggacaATGGGCAGTCACAGCCCAGCTTTCATCAAGTTGAACCCACCCAAAAGAGGAGAGTGTGGGGACCGGTGACAATTTCGTCGACGAAAAATTTGTCCCTGACgaaaatgaaacgaaaactaaaatacaagtcattcattgagacgataactaaaactaaaattgattgacaattttgtcactgactacaataaaaatgaaaacaatgctgTGCCAAAAAGCTCTAAGGGATGCAAGGGCGTTTCAGCTGTCCTGCACTGCAACTCCTGAACAAAATATGAAGTGAAAATGAAATGCTGCTTTATAAGTGTGGCCTC from Festucalex cinctus isolate MCC-2025b chromosome 3, RoL_Fcin_1.0, whole genome shotgun sequence harbors:
- the LOC144016349 gene encoding DCN1-like protein 5 isoform X2, with translation MPVKKKRKLPDPDDHQHKRKVTKRISAPKAVGANKPFSARKCLVWFRKYAGPGDVVGPEAMEKFCEDVGVAPDDVVMLVLAWRLGAANMGFFTKDEWLRGMTTLKCDSTTGLRGKLVSLRAQLNDDDAVFKSVYRYSFDFARDKDQRNVDMDTAKSMLTLLLDGTWPLFPAFLQFLECKSKGMNKDQWCNVLEFSRSFRTDLTNYDQDGAWSVLLDEFVEWYKAGAAS
- the LOC144016349 gene encoding DCN1-like protein 5 isoform X1; its protein translation is MPVKKKRKLPDPDDHQHKRKVTKRISAPKAVGANKPFSARKCLVWFRKYAGPGDVVGPEAMEKFCEDVGVAPDDVVMLVLAWRLGAANMGFFTKDEWLRGMTTLKCDSTTGLRGKLVSLRAQLNDDDAVFKSVYRYSFDFARDKDQRNVDMDTAKSMLTLLLDGTWPLFPAFLQFLEQCKSKGMNKDQWCNVLEFSRSFRTDLTNYDQDGAWSVLLDEFVEWYKAGAAS
- the szl gene encoding sizzled translates to MAALVVFLLLAASLLAPLEAFDLGQSTRCVAIPNQMKVCKDVGYSEMRLPNFLGHSNLEGEVVPRSEDWRPLLQTGCHPQARAFLCSIIAPVCLDTFIQPCRSVCVAVRDSCAPVLACQGHPWPHALDCDRFPTEEDQCLSPHAKFSHFAKDFPKAACQNCPMVEEAPAMKTVLDSFCQHDFAVTAKLRRRRLLTGEPEYEVEGRVEFIRQGPLLPYDTHHLLHQWLLINLPCANALVRPGRSQLYVLTGSVRPDGTLAIARLFPWHKKDANIAVATRKWKHHRC